A stretch of the Miscanthus floridulus cultivar M001 unplaced genomic scaffold, ASM1932011v1 fs_647_6_7, whole genome shotgun sequence genome encodes the following:
- the LOC136532526 gene encoding uncharacterized protein, whose amino-acid sequence MPRAFNAIAIATAFHLLAVLHGASAARPMGWQAAASSGTATSALALAPAGHQNHQRRAAAAAAARAGKWLPFAGVHHHLPAAAAYWAHRPVPWVGAGGLAGGAGAVEGSEGEEVVRERERERRQQRPSYEGDGSTTTTRQEQLAMWASLLNPKGKGREATGWMPAPGAGEVVDEEPAKAADAVEGAEVDDTAADGARVGQTYWGNNGN is encoded by the coding sequence ATGCCTCGCGCCTTCAACGCAATCGCCATCGCGACGGCGTTCcacctcctcgccgtgctccacgGCGCCTCCGCAGCGCGGCCGATGGGGTGGCAGGCCGCGGCATCGTCCGGGACGGCGACGTCGGCGCTAGCGCTGGCGCCGGCTGGGCACCAAAATCATcagcggcgcgcggcggcggcggcggccgccaggGCCGGGAAGTGGCTGCCGTTCGCGGGCGTGCACCACCacctgccggcggcggcggcgtactGGGCACACAGGCCGGTGCCGTGGGTCGGGGCCGGCGGCCTGGCGGGCGGCGCAGGCGCCGTGGAGGGCAGCGAGGGGGAGGAGGTCgtgcgggagcgggagcgggagcggcgcCAGCAGCGGCCGTCGTACGAGGGTGACGGGTCGACGACGACCACCAGGCAGGAGCAGCTCGCAATGTGGGCGTCGCTGCTCAACCCCAAGGGGAAAGGGAGGGAGGCCACGGGATGGATGCCGGCGCCGGGAGCTGGCGAGGTGGTCGATGAGGAGCCGGCCAAGGCGGCGGACGCGGTTGAAGGGGCGGAGGTGGACGACACTGCGGCCGACGGCGCGCGGGTCGGCCAGACCTATTGGGGAAACAATGGCAACTGA